A single region of the Coregonus clupeaformis isolate EN_2021a unplaced genomic scaffold, ASM2061545v1 scaf1426, whole genome shotgun sequence genome encodes:
- the LOC121583540 gene encoding uncharacterized protein LOC121583540, which yields MSIHKAWKLNIELAVNKLKELEGEGTAITEVSSVYSLSENQDYITANELTALYDNGLCIVFEVKKKPEFSFDALICFFIGMCQVTLGVLVCALSFGAATQIGFSLISEGVSDMIEGITGMISGTFDWAQWAISKSISIGMSLLSAGFSAIKKVAITAYKVLNVSLYIGSAVPKGALQNRSNYKIDSKLEQQMKDLVQVMTKDLIPGLMTDATTSQVSDVISRLSEVCNNATDLVEKSGTHLIAKGVKISVEIAKHTTTLVQMIQSIPTEHVINDIFVLELKKEIEEQQRNLEQYDQDGRHDLPDVIRLKDEFLSSISESVSQAFIDACAGHMSDFVTRPFKKKVNAVTGKVVDKVFGRHKTEVFFQDRQHKHDMKSASQKTGKALSETETKELLDYAEKIGDVNRPASALDIYVLTNSDLLHGKGIQFKVVDQHGKTLLEESYPGTNSSAGQITLQLTKEPEETHSEKGILSKAKDRIQGVENPYSGHSTSSKMAKVIPVRSENQNCLYHALVQSISNGSEDEIKSQAVNLRNNVKDQIKGNLHAHSEMVKTQKAYDALKKNHGKYAIVGGVGPTAQTSDDEEYGHDISPMKYIPYSSSGVNEEDIAYAYQLGSVGPYKRVKNTRLISEYMGERGVP from the exons ATGAGCATTCACAAAGCTTGGAAACTTAACATTGAACTTGCGGTAAATAAACTTAAAGAGCTTGAGGGTGAAGGCACGGCCATAACAGAGGTATCCTCAGTGTACAGCCTCTCAGAAAATCAAGACTACATCACAGCAAATGAACTCACGGCCTTGTATGACAATGGCCTGTGCATTGTGTTTGAGGTGAAAAAGAAGCCAGAGTTCAGCTTTGACGCTTTGATCTGTTTCTTCATCGGTATGTGTCAGGTCACCCTTGGAGTTCTGGTTTGTGCCCTGTCGTTTGGCGCTGCAACCCAGATTGGCTTCAGTCTCATCTCTGAAGGAGTCTCCGACATGATTGAAGGGATAACTGGCATGATATCGGGCACGTTCGATTGGGCGCAATGGGCCATCTCCAAAAGCATCAGCATTGGGATGTCTCTGCTCTCCGCAGGGTTCAGCGCCATTAAAAAAGTTGCCATCACAGCATATAAAGTCCTCAATG TCTCACTATACATTGGCTCTGCAGTACCTAAAGGAGCTTTGCAGAACCGCAGCAATTATAAAATTGACTCAAAGCTTGAACAACAAATGAAAGATTTAGTTCAAGTTATGACAAAAGATCTTATTCCTGGCCTCATGACTGATGCCACCACATCCCAAGTCAGTGATGTTATCAGCAGACTCTCTGAGGTGTGCAATAATGCAACTGACCTTGTGGAAAAAAGTGGGACACATTTGATTGCAAAAGGAGTCAAAATAAGTGTAGAAATAGCTAAACACACCACAACCTTGGTCCAAATGATTCAATCCATTCCTACAGAACATGTTATCAATGACATATTTGTCCTcgaattaaaaaaagaaattgaaGAGCAGCAAAGAAATCTGGAGCAGTATGACCAAGATGGCAGACATGACTTACCAGATGTGATTCGACTGAAGGATGAGTTCCTAAGCTCCATTTCGGAAAGTGTCTCCCAAGCATTCATAGATGCTTGTGCTGGTCATATGTCCGACTTTGTGACGCGACCATTCAAGAAGAAGGTCAATGCAGTCACTGGAAAAGTTGTTGACAAAGTATTTGGCAGACACAAAACTGAGGTCTTTTTCCAGGACCGGCAGCATAAACATGATAtgaagtcagccagtcagaagaCTGGGAAAGCTCTGTCAGAGACTGAAACAAAAGAACTCCTGGACTATGCAGAGAAGATTGGTGATGTTAATAGACCAGCCTCGGCCCTGGACATTTATGTCCTCACAAACAGTGACCTGCTCCATGGTAAAGGCATCCAGTTCAAAGTGGTGGATCAACATGGGAAAACACTCTTAGAGGAGTCCTACCCGGGAACGAACAGCTCAGCCGGCCAAATCACTCTACAGCTGACCAAAGAGCCTGAGGAAACACACAG TGAGAAAGGAATCCTCTCTAAAGCAAAAGACAGAATCCAAGGAGTGGAAAATCCATACAGTGGTCACTCGACATCATCCAAGATGGCAAAAGTAATCCCTGTGCGCTCAGAGAACCAGAACTGCCTGTACCATGCCCTAGTACAGTCAATATCTAACGGGTCAGAGGATGAGATCAAGAGTCAAGCTGTGAATCTACGAAACAATGTTAAAGACCAG ATCAAAGGGAACCTTCATGCTCATAGTGAAATGGTAAAAACACAGAAGGCCTATGATGCACTCAAGAAAAATCATGGAAAATATGCTATAGTTGGAGGGGTAGGGCCGACAGCACAGACGAGTGATGATGAGGAATATGGTCACGATATCAGTCCCATGAAGTATATTCCTTATAGTTCCTCAGGGGTAAATGAGGAGGACATAGCCTATGCGTACCAACTTGGATCAGTTGGTCCTTACAAAAG AGTCAAAAACACCAGACTTATCTCTGAATACATGGGGGAAAGAGG AGTTCCCTGA